Proteins from a genomic interval of Mesotoga infera:
- a CDS encoding glucose-1-phosphate adenylyltransferase codes for MAKKVVALILAGGQGTRLGLLTDEVAKPAVPFGGKYRIIDFALSNCVNSGIYAVGVLTQYRPHILARHIGIGRPWDLDRKDGGVVILPPFIAQGDSNWYKGTANAVFQNIDFVDDFDPELVVILSGDHTYSMDYNEMIDYHLSKGATGTVACMRVPLSEAHRFGMMITDFENKIVDFQEKPKQPKSDLASLGIYIFDWKFLRERLMEDERDQESNNDFGKDILPKIVEDNAGRLFAFVFEGYWRDVGTIESLWEANIELTRPIPPLNLHDPSWRFYTQTEEYLPAYVGTSSHVRNSLINEGAEIYGRVENSVIFQGVQIGEGSTVKDSVIMTNSKIGNNVVIEKVIVGEGTIVRDEVVIGYGDEVPHESQPHIYDSGIVVVGSDVVIPQNTKIGKNCAILNHVREEDFTGDVAGGKTISPKG; via the coding sequence ATGGCCAAGAAAGTTGTTGCATTGATACTAGCTGGGGGGCAAGGCACCAGACTTGGATTGCTCACAGATGAGGTGGCGAAACCCGCAGTCCCCTTCGGTGGCAAATACAGGATTATTGACTTTGCATTGAGTAACTGCGTCAATTCGGGAATCTACGCAGTCGGCGTGCTAACTCAATACAGGCCCCACATTCTCGCCAGACACATTGGAATAGGTCGTCCGTGGGATCTTGACAGAAAGGACGGTGGGGTTGTAATCTTACCTCCCTTTATTGCTCAGGGAGATTCAAACTGGTACAAAGGGACTGCGAATGCTGTCTTTCAGAACATAGATTTCGTAGATGATTTCGACCCGGAACTTGTGGTCATACTCTCCGGTGATCACACCTACTCCATGGATTACAACGAGATGATAGACTATCACCTCTCCAAGGGAGCGACGGGAACGGTTGCTTGTATGCGTGTTCCACTGTCCGAGGCTCACAGGTTCGGGATGATGATAACGGATTTTGAAAACAAGATAGTCGACTTCCAGGAGAAACCGAAACAGCCCAAGTCCGATCTTGCTTCTCTAGGAATCTACATCTTCGATTGGAAATTTCTCAGGGAAAGACTTATGGAGGATGAACGAGACCAAGAAAGCAATAACGACTTCGGAAAGGATATTTTGCCGAAAATAGTCGAAGACAATGCAGGAAGACTGTTTGCTTTCGTTTTCGAGGGATATTGGAGAGATGTGGGAACCATCGAATCGCTCTGGGAAGCGAACATCGAGCTGACTCGACCGATACCGCCACTGAATCTTCACGACCCCTCCTGGAGATTCTACACTCAGACTGAGGAGTATCTGCCCGCATATGTCGGTACAAGTTCCCACGTCAGAAACTCTTTGATAAACGAAGGGGCGGAGATATACGGAAGAGTGGAAAACTCCGTCATTTTCCAGGGAGTGCAAATCGGTGAAGGGTCAACAGTTAAGGATTCTGTAATTATGACTAACTCCAAAATCGGCAACAATGTAGTGATAGAAAAGGTCATAGTCGGAGAGGGAACGATCGTGAGAGACGAAGTAGTAATCGGATATGGCGATGAGGTACCGCACGAATCGCAACCTCACATTTACGATTCGGGGATTGTTGTTGTCGGATCTGATGTCGTTATTCCCCAAAACACTAAGATTGGAAAAAACTGTGCGATTCTCAATCATGTTAGAGAGGAGGATTTCACGGGAGATGTGGCCGGAGGTAAGACCATCTCGCCCAAAGGGTAA